Genomic window (Longimicrobiales bacterium):
CTCGGGGTCGGCGTCGCGGAGCATACGGGCTTCATCAACGCCGGTCTGAAGGGAATGCTCAGCTTCACATCGCCGAAGCTGCTCACGCCGATGCTGATCCTCGTCGCCATCGTCAGTCACACGGCGGCCGATGCGGGCTATGTGCTCGTCATCCCGCTCGGCGGTGTCATCTTCTATGCCGCCGGCCGCCATCCGCTCGCCGGTATTGCGGCCGCGTTCGCCGGCGTGTCCGGCGGATTCAGCGCGAACTTCATCCCGTCCAGCCTGGACCCGCTGCTGTCCGGGCTGACGCAGGAAGCCGCACAGATCATCTCACCGGAGCGGCTCGTCAATCCGTTGTCCAACTGGTTCTTCACCGGCGTATCCAGCATCCTCATCGTGCTGGTTGGCTGGTACCTGACGGACCGCGTGGTCGAGCCGCGTCTGCGCCATGTCGCCATCGACGGTGATCCCGACGAGATCCCGCGGATGGAGGAGCTGGGGCCGCGCGAGCGCCGCGGCCTTGTCTGGGGCGGCATCGCGTTCGCGCTTGGCCTGGTCGTGCTGGTTCTCGGCTCAGCTCCCGCCGGCGCGCCCATGCGTTCGCCCGACGGCGAGCTGACCGCGTCGACCGCACCGCTGATGCAGGCGATCGTGCCGCTCATCTTCCTGCTCTTCCTGCTCCCGGGCATTGCCTACGGTTACGGCGCGAAGACGGTGGAGAGCCACCGCGACATCATCAAGGGGATGAGCAAGGCCATGAGCACGATGGGCTATTACATCGTGCTCGCCTTCTTCGCCGCTCTCTTCATTGCCGCGTTCGGCCGATCGAACATCGGGGCCCTGCTCGCACTCAAGGGAGCCGGTGTGCTGAAGGCGCTCGCGTTGCCCGGTCAGCTTACGATCATCGGGATCATTCTGCTCACGGGCATGGTCAACCTGCTGATCGGTTCGGCATCGGCGAAGTGGGCGCTGCTGGCCCCCATCTTCGTACCCATGCTGATGGAGCTCGGGCTCTCGCCCGAGCTGACGCAGGCGGCCTATCGTGTAGGTGACTCCACGACCAACATCATCACACCGCTCATGCCGTACTTCCCGCTGGTCGTCGTGTTCAGTCAGCGTTACGTGAAGAATACGGGGATCGGCACGCTCGTCTCGATGATGCTGCCCTACTCCGTCGTGTTCCTGATCACCTGGACGATCTTCCTGATCAGCTACTGGCTGATCGGCATTCCGCTCGGTCTCCAGGCGCCCTACATCTATCCGTGAGTGCGCGCCGGCCGGATGCTGTCAGGCATCCGGCCGGTCTCGCGCCTGCGACGGCGCTCCCATCCGCTCCATCCACGCCGCGAAGTCCCGCAGGAACGCCGCGAGGAACTCACGCGTTGGGTCGTGTACGAGCTGCCCGTCCGCGAACTTGTCTTTCATGTGCCCGACTACCACGCCGGGATGCGGCATGATGAGCGCGAGCGTGGACATCAGCGTGAGCTTCAGCACCTGCTGCCCGCGGGCGGTTCCGACGGCACCGCCCGATGCACCCATGAGCGCCACCGGCCTGCCTTTGAGCGGGGACTTCATTCCGGGCCGTGATACCCAGTCGATCGCATTCTGCAGCACGCCGGGAACGGAGTGGTTGTACTCCGGCGATGCGATGACGATACCGTCTGCTTCCGCGACCGCGCTCTTCAGGGCGCGTACCTCCGCCGGCCGGTCATCGTCCGTGTCGAGATCGCCGTTGTAGAGCGGTACGTTCGCGAGATCGAACGGCTCGATGTGCATGCCTGCGGGCGCGAGGTCGACTGCCGCGCGGAGCAGCATCCGATTATAAGAGCCGTGTCGCAGGCTGCCCGCTATTCCCACCACTCTCATTGTGCCGTCCTGTGTCGCATGAATCTCCACCCGCAGACGTCAGACGCAATGCGGGTTCCAGCCGCTGTGGTATCGAAGATGCCTGTATCACCGGTACCCAGAGGAGGTGGACGATGGACGGAGAACGGAAGGACCGGGACGAGGCACGCCGCGAGGATGCGCGGCGAAGGGTGAAGGAGGACCAGGATCCCGAAACCGCCCGGCGGCCGGTGCCGGGCGTAAAGCACGAGCCGGAGCCGGACGCCGGCAACATCATGCCCGCGGAGAACGAGCCGGGCACGCTGTAGCGCGCCGCGACAGTGGCCGGCGTCGGTCGGCGTTGACCGTCAGCCGCGCCGGCGTGCCCGGCGCGGCCGCTCCGCCTGCCGGCGCAAACGGCGTGCAGCGAGACTTCGTTCGATGAAGGCGTCGAGAGAACGACGCTGTGCAGAGCAGTGCGCCAGATCCGGGAACGTCTGCGGGAAGCGGTAGGCCAGCCACGCGTACAGCGTGAGCCGCTTCGCCTCCATCTCCGCGCCGCGCAGCTCATCGTCACTGAATGCGCGCTCCTTCTGGAACACCGGCGCGAGCGGAGCAAGATGAACCTCGCCGGCTGCAGCTCGCACACCCATCCAGGTGCCGTACTCCTCGATCAGCCACTCGATGCGCATGTCCACCGGTGCAGATGCGAGCGTCAACCGCTCCGCGAGCGGGATCTTCGGGTGCCGGTCGGCCAGGTCCGCAAGCACGATCATGTCATCCTGCACACCGGGCGAGAGCAGCTCCGAGTCGAACGTCATTCCTCGCTGGAAGGCGGACAACGCGCGCCCGAGGCGCCGCGTGTGCAGGCCTTCCGCGATGACCGCAATGTGATCGGCGCCGGGTCGCACCTTCGTCGCGATCTCGCGATGCGGCGGCTCGTAGTCCGACGAGAACACCTGTGCCACGCGGCGCGCATCCCGGCGGTCGAACGCACCGACATGACCGCGCTCGTAGTGACCGAACCGACCGGCACGTCCGCCGATCTGGAGGATCTCCCACGGCTCGAGCTGAACGTCGTCCTCGCCATTCCACTTCTGGAGAGTCGAGAAGCAGACGGTCCGTATCGGCAGGTTGAGTCCCATGGCGATCGCATCCGTGCTCACGAGCACCTGCGCCTCACCGGAGCGGAAGCGTCGCGCCTCTTCGCGGCGCACCTCCGGCGTCAGGTTGCCGTAGATCACCGCAACGCGATGTTCTCCTTCCAGTTCCGCTTTCAGAGCGAGCACGTCGCGGCGCGTGAATGCGATGATGGCGGTGCCAGGCTCGACGTCCGTGAGCGACATCGGCTGGGCAGCGGCCTCGATCGGCACGTAGCGCTCGAGCATGTGCACCGTGAGCGGTTCGCCCAGATACTCGGCCATCGCCTTCATCAGCGGGATCGCATCGGGTGAGCCTGTCATGATGACGCGGCGCGCGGGTGCACCAACCAGCGCCTGGCACCACGCCCAGCCGCGATCACGATCGGTCAGCAGCTGGACCTCATCGATCACTACAGTGTCGACGACGCGCCGCGGATCCATCATCTCGATCGTGCTCGCGATGAACTGCGCGTCCTCCCGGATGTCACGCTCCTCCCCCGTGAGGAAGCTCGAGACGCGGCCCCGTTTCTCGATCTCCTCCTGCCCTTCCAATGCGAGCAGACGCAGCGGTGCCAGGTACGCGCCGGACTCCCCGGCCACCAGGTCGTTCAGCGCCCGCCACGTCTTGCCGCTGTTCGTGGGGCCGGCGTACATGATGAGCTGCCGCTCGAGAGAACGTGCGGTCGGGAAGTACTCACGGTACGCGATGAGGCCGTGCTCCTCGACCAGCGTGCGCACGCGCTCACGCTCGCCCGCTTCCCTGTCGAACGATCCGATGCGGTACTGGATCTCCTCGAGTGCGGCCGGAATGTCATCCGCGTCACGGATCGCACGCAGCACCATGCGACGGAGGCCGCGTGCGTCGTAGAGCGGGCGCGATACGCGCTCGGCCAGGATGCGATCGATCTGCGCGGCTGCGCCCCGCGTCTCATCGCGCGCCAGCTGCAGCTGGGCGTGCAGTGCAGGGCGTGCTTCCGCGATGAACTCGTCAGCGCTTCGGGTAAGGAGTGCCCGCTCGAGCACGCCGCCGACCAGGCGCCCGGCGATCGGCACGGTATACTCCGATCCGTCGATGACGACCTTCTCCTCGCCCGCGATGCCGAAGCGGACGGTGCCGCGCAGGTCGTCGATCTGGATTTCCGGTGCAACCGCGACCACCGCACGAGCGCGCTCGGATCCGGCCGCACCGATCGCGGCCTGGCGGATCCGCTTCTCCAGCTTGCGCAGCGATGCGCCCGGCGCAGCCATGCGCGCCAGCGCCTCGTCGAACAACGCCCAGCGCTCCGGCCCGTCAATGGACCAGAGCAGGTCGGCGATGCGCGTCGCGGCATCCTCGATCTGGTCATCCGTCTCCCCGCCGACCAGCGGGCGCGTCGCCGCCGCGTCCAGCAGAGCCTGCCTGAAATCCTGACCGCCCTCAGCACTCACCCGATGCACCTCCCTCTGGCGCCGCCACGTGCAAGAAGCCTGCACAACCCGCGGCCCCGGTCGCAAGCGCGGGCGACCAGGCAAATGCGCGCAGTGATCGCAGAGGTGATCGTCGAGCGGCCGACGACGCGTCAGCGCCGCGCCGTTCGGGCGGGTGATGCGCGGGGCGATACCTGAAGACCAACGGCCAGCGCCCGCCGGTCGCCGAATGACATGGCGGCACGCAGGATCAGGACGCGACTGCGGTGCAGGGATATATCGAGTCCAGCGTCAGCCGCAAGCGCGAGACCGAAGGATTCATCGGGATGGCCCGGGCCGAAGTACCCCTCCAGAACGACGCGCGCCGATGTATATGGATGAACCCATACGTTATCGCCCGGGAACGTGCGGCTCGCAGCGACGCCTACGGGCAGACCCACCGAGTAGTAGTCGCCGACAGCGCCACCGAATCCCGCCGTCCACGCGACATCGAGCGGGAACGTGGCGGATGGTTCGAACATCGGGAGCGCGAGGTCGACGCCGCCGGACAGTCTGAGGTCGGATTGCTGCGGCAGCGTACCCGCGATGCGGAATCCGGGACCGCGCAGCGCAGCGGCGGGCCGGTAGGTGATGAGCAGGCCCGTGCCGTCATCCGGTCGAAGGCCATAGTCCACGTACATGAGTGTGATGCCCGCCTGCGTGGAGGATGCCAGCAGCTGCGGACTCTCCCACGGGACCTGCGCGTGAACCGGACTCGCACCGACCCCGGCAACCACGCATGCGGCCGCCATCATACGAGTCATTCTGCTGGGCTTCATGTGCGTTCTCCTCAGTTCGGCGCGCGCACGCCGGGCGCGCCGTAGTCGCGGTCACGGCCGATCACCGGCCCGTGGCTGACACGTGCGGAGTTGTCGGTTCGGGCGATGAACTGCCGGATAGATCCCGGGAACGGCTCCGTGCGACCATTCCGGCCGAACGGATCGGTATACCAGACCTCGGGACCATCGGCGTTCGAGACGCGGTTGCCGTTGATGTCGACGAACCGGCGCACACCGTTGAAGAGCGATCGGGGATCGTCATGCGGCAGGTCGGTGATCACACCGCCAGCCGTGCTGCTCTCGCACAGCCCGCCACGCGCACGACGGCCGTCCGCCGTCACTTCGTAGCACACCGCGATCGGACGCGCGACACCGTCGCTCATGGCAGGGTCGTAGAAGCGGCTCGGGTACATCACCTGGAAATACGGATTCGCGCTCGCGATGCTACGGTTGTCCGCACGCCGGATGCTCATGCTGACCTCCCAGCTCTCGCGGAGAGCAGCGTCGTAGCGGGAGCGTTCACCCTCGGGCACGAGCATGTGCTGCTCGATGCACTCACGGTCCGGGATAGCGCGTTTGCCGCCGCCATCCGGTGAGTTGGGTGGCGTCGCCGTGCCGACCACGATGACACGGTCACGATCGCATGATGCCACCATTTCGCCCGCACGCCCGATTGCCGTCAGCAGCGTCACGTGCATTTCCGTCCGGTCGGAGCAACGGATCGCATAGATCAGCTCGTGCAGATTGTTCGTGAACGCATCCTTCGAGTGCGATCCCTGGTGCAGCTTCGTAAGCACGTCACACCTGACATCGAGGATCTGGCCGGCGCCGCCCTCGAAGCTCATGCGCATGCCGTTCTCCCACTCGATCTTGTGACCAACGTGGTCCTCGTGCCGCATCGTGTGCGGGTCGTGCAGGTCCTGCTGTTCGTTCGCGTAGCCGAACGCGATCGGGCCGATGTCATCGAACAGGGCCGAGCCGCGTGGATCGCGACCGTGCTCGTGGCCGAATGAACAACCCGTCGCCTCATCGATGGGCGGATGCCATGTCGGGTAGACCTTACCGTCCGGACCTGTGACCGAGTACGCATTGTGGATCTCCGCAGCGCACTCGCCCTCGGCCGGGCGCCAGTTGTCATACGCGCGACTGTTCCCCACGACCTCGATGGGCGTGTCCGTCGGACTGCTCTCACACGAGAGCAGGAGCAGCGTGGCGACAGAGGTCGTCACCAGCCAGCCAGACATTCTGCGCATATGGATCACTCCTGTCGGTTCATCCGGGATCGCCGCAAAGCCAACGGGTGTGTTCAACGATGCTTCAGCGCGAAACCGACCTGGAACAGCGACAGGCTCACGTCTTCCGCGACCGTACCATCGCCGGAATGGAGTGAGCCGAACGACGACGCGATCAGGCCGATCGAATTCGTGATGCTCAGGCGGTTAGTTACCGGAAACTCATAGCCGGCACCGAGCACGAGACCGAACAGGTTTGTCCCGGACTCCGCGTCCAGGCTGTAATGGACGAGGCCCGCGCCAGCCTTCAGGAACAGGCCGCGGCCGGGATCGGGATAGATGTAGGTGGTCGCACTGCCTGCCAGGATCATCGACCGCACGTCATCGTTCGAACGCGTCCACCCGTCCAGTTCTGCACCGACGAGGAGGCCGGGCCGGAGCGTGACGCCGATGCGGAGCGCGGCCGACGGTCCCGCGTACCGGTCCGCGCGACAGATCGTGCAGTTCACCCGCGTCCACCCGCCGCCAACACCTGCTGACAGCCACGAGCCTCCGCCCGCTGTGCCTGATGGCACAGCGTTGGGCCCCGCATTCTCCGTCCGGGCGGTTCCGGCCGGGCCCTGCGCGTGCAGCTGCACGGGAGCACCCGCGGCACACAGACCGGTGCCGGCAAGCAGCACGGTCAGCACTACCTTCTGCAGCGACATCGCTACTCCCCTTCTTGCGTGGAAGGCCCGTCGGTCCGCCCGCGGGCAATGGCGGCATCGGGCAAGAAGCGTTCGCGGGGCCACGACGCGCCGTGGGCAGTGGCAATACGACAGTTACGCCGCTACAGTGGTACGGCTGTTTACGCGGGGGGAAATGCAATTTGAAAGAAATGATCGATTCTGCACGGGCCGAAGCCCGTCGTGCGGCTGCCATGCTGCGCCGCTATCAGCGCTACGAAGCGCTACGGCCGTTCACGTGTCCGGAAGGTGCCGATCATTACCTGCTGGAGCCGTTCGCTGTTGCCGGCGATGTGCTGCTCGTGTGTCCCACGTGCGGATTCGCCGACCTGGTCGGACCCGACGAGCTGCCGGAGCTGTCGGCCCGCCTCGCGCGGGCGGCTGCGTTCTGGCGCGGTATACCTGCCTGAGCGCGAGCCGGCGTTCCGGTACGCCACCCTGCCCTGCGCGCGGCCGTCCGGCGCGGAGTCTCCGCTCAGCGCCGGTCGTCGCAGCCGTCAACGCAGGAAGCGTTTCGCAACGGTGATCAGACGACGATCCTGCTCCATTTCCGGCCGGGCTTCCTCCTGCTCGAGCAGACTCCGCACGTACCTGTGCAGCTGCGGCTCTCCAAAGCGGTAGCCCGTCGCCTCCTCTGCTTCCGTCGTGTGGCCGTCACACGCAGCCTCGATCAGTGCGAGCGCCGCGGCGCGCGGGTAGGATGGATCGTTGAATGGCGGCAGCGTGAAGTGCACGCGCGGCACGTCATCGTCACGATCCTCGTTCACGAATGCCCTGGACATTCCCGCCTCCATTCGAGATTCACAGACCACTGCGCAGTGCATCGACGGCGGCCCGAATGGCGCCGGGGCGATAACCGCGCCGCGCGAGGAAGCCGGCTAGCCGGCGCTCCCGGCGCGCATCATCCTCGCCTGCACGCACTGGATGCATCTGCACCCAGCGTCTCGCTGCCGCGCTGCACAGCTCGTCATCAGTGACGTTCTCCGCCTCCATGACGCGGGCTACCGCCGCCCGCGCCACGTCTGTCGGCACATGCTTGCGACCCAGCTCGTGCACCAGCGCCGTTGCGCCGCGCGGCCGCAGTGTCAGCCTGTCACGCACCCACGACTCAGCGAACGCAGCATCATCCACGAAGCCAAGCCGGTCGACCTCCGCGAGTGCGTGCTCGACCGCTGCATCGCCGAATCCCTTCCTGCGCAGGCGGTCACGCAGCTCCCCTCGCGCACGCGCGCGCACCGACAGCAGCGACAGTGCTGCGTGTCGTGCCTTCCAGCGCTCATCCGCCGCCAGCAGACGCTCGAGCTGCTCCTGCGTGATGGTGTCGCCGGAGTGCAGGCGGGCGGCGTCCACAGCGGTCAATGCCACCGCACTGTGGAACTCGCCGTCGAGATACAGATTGACGAGCTCCGGATTGCGCCGCTGCGGCTCGAGCTTCGTGATGATGCGTGACATCACGCACCCATCATGGCGACGAACTCGCCCGTCAGGTGGCCCACCGGCTCGCCGACGCACCGTATATCTACCGCGAGCCGCAACCGGCCCCGGCCGCGACGCGTGAACGCCTGCATGAATCGCTGCCACGCCTCCTCCGGCGGGCGGCGGCACACCGCGTCGAAATCCGACCGGACCGGAGCCGCGTACTCGACCGATGTCCGCTGCACCACGATCTGCGGCACGGGCGTGATCCCGTCCAGCCCCACCCGGAGCACGCTCCACGCGGCGAGCACTGCCAGGGACGCGACGCTGCCGCCGAACGCAGTGCTGCGATGATTCAGGTTCGGCGCGAGCGCTGCACGCAGCTCGACGGCCGCCGCAGATGCTGTCGTAACCGTGATGCCCATCGCGCCCGAGATCGGGATGTGACGGTGAAGATACCGCTCGAGCTCCGCTGCATTCATCATCCGGCGCAATCAAGGCACACATTGACGACCACGCAAGGCCGGACGTCGCAGCAACGAAAGGGGCCGCGAGCTTTCACTCGCGACCCCTCGTGTCGTTCGCCTACCGGCGTGTCGGTCGGTCTCCCGACCGGGCCGCGATACGACCCGCCGTCAGTCGGCTACGTTGACCTGGCTCCCCTGCGCCTGCGCGTACTGCACCGCCCCAACGGGCACCCGCACAGGGTAGCTGCGGTTGTTCGGCGTGCGACTCAGCAGGAAGTGAGGGTTCAGCGCCTTCAGCTCCGCGACCGTCGTGCCATACGTCGCCGCGATGTCATCCAGCTGCGTCGCAGGTGCCGCCGTGATCTCTTCCCACACGCTCGGCGAAGGCGTCAGCGGACGGAAACCGTACGCCTCAGGATCCTTCGTGATCCGTGCGGCAGCGATCATGAGCGGCACGTAGTCGCGCGTCTCCTTCGGCAGCCTGTCCCAGATCTGGTAATACTCCGACTCGCTGCGCGCACGCTCACGCCCGAACTCTGCACGCATCGAACGACCCACCCGGCCCTCACCGGAGTTGTACGCCGCCGCGGCCAGATACCAGGAGCCGAATCGACCGTGCAGATCCTCCAGGTAGTCCAGTGCCGCTTCGGTCGCCCGCACCGGGTCACGCCGCTCGTCCACCGCACGATCGATGTCCAGACCGTAACGCTGACCCGTCTCACTGATGAACTGCCACACACCGACCGCAGCCGCGTGTGATGTCGCGTTCGGCTGGAATCCCGACTCGATCATCGCAAGATACAGCAGGTCCTGTGGCATGCCGCGCGCTTCCAGGCGATCCAGGATCATCGGTGCGAGCTCCGCTCCACGGTCCAGGAAGCCCTGGAACTTCTTGCGCATCTCCGGCACCGTGTCGAACCGCGAAACCCAGTAGTCGATGCGCGGATGGTCCAGGTTCGGCAGATCCCACTCCTGTCCCAGACCCGCACGCTTCGACGATCCGGCCATGACCGTCGCCGCCGCGTCGCTCACGACGCTCGCGCCCGCCGCAGCATCGGCAACCAGCGTATCGACGCTGCGCCGGCTCGACGCGGAGACACTGAAGCCCACCGTAATCAGCGCGGCTCCTGTCGCCATCATGATTGCGTTTCGAGTCGTCATCTTCGATCGCGCCATCGCGTCTCCTTATACTGCGGGGAATGTCCTGGGGCGAATGCGGCTCTTCCGGCACTACACTTGAAACCCCACAAGCCGCGGGAAGTTTCGTGTAAGTACTACTAATATAACACTTTAGCCGTTTCTGCGCTCTTCAAGCTCCGCCCAGCGCTCATAGAGCGCCTCCACGGCCGCTTTCGCGCCTGCAAACGCCGCCGTTACGTCCGCTGCGGCCCCCGGATCGCGGTACAGCGCCGGATCGGCAAGCCGCGCCTCCAGGTCGTCCCTGGCCTTCTCCGCCTCAATTATGCGTACTTCGAGCCCCTCCAGTTCCCGCTGCTCATTCCAGTTCAGCCGTTTTGCGGGACGCGCGGCCCCGGCGCGCGGCTTGTCCGATGGCGCCCGCTGGTCG
Coding sequences:
- a CDS encoding regulatory protein RecX, whose translation is MSRIITKLEPQRRNPELVNLYLDGEFHSAVALTAVDAARLHSGDTITQEQLERLLAADERWKARHAALSLLSVRARARGELRDRLRRKGFGDAAVEHALAEVDRLGFVDDAAFAESWVRDRLTLRPRGATALVHELGRKHVPTDVARAAVARVMEAENVTDDELCSAAARRWVQMHPVRAGEDDARRERRLAGFLARRGYRPGAIRAAVDALRSGL
- a CDS encoding YiiD C-terminal domain-containing protein yields the protein MMNAAELERYLHRHIPISGAMGITVTTASAAAVELRAALAPNLNHRSTAFGGSVASLAVLAAWSVLRVGLDGITPVPQIVVQRTSVEYAAPVRSDFDAVCRRPPEEAWQRFMQAFTRRGRGRLRLAVDIRCVGEPVGHLTGEFVAMMGA
- a CDS encoding NAD(P)H-dependent oxidoreductase; translated protein: MRVVGIAGSLRHGSYNRMLLRAAVDLAPAGMHIEPFDLANVPLYNGDLDTDDDRPAEVRALKSAVAEADGIVIASPEYNHSVPGVLQNAIDWVSRPGMKSPLKGRPVALMGASGGAVGTARGQQVLKLTLMSTLALIMPHPGVVVGHMKDKFADGQLVHDPTREFLAAFLRDFAAWMERMGAPSQARDRPDA
- a CDS encoding helicase-related protein, whose translation is MSAEGGQDFRQALLDAAATRPLVGGETDDQIEDAATRIADLLWSIDGPERWALFDEALARMAAPGASLRKLEKRIRQAAIGAAGSERARAVVAVAPEIQIDDLRGTVRFGIAGEEKVVIDGSEYTVPIAGRLVGGVLERALLTRSADEFIAEARPALHAQLQLARDETRGAAAQIDRILAERVSRPLYDARGLRRMVLRAIRDADDIPAALEEIQYRIGSFDREAGERERVRTLVEEHGLIAYREYFPTARSLERQLIMYAGPTNSGKTWRALNDLVAGESGAYLAPLRLLALEGQEEIEKRGRVSSFLTGEERDIREDAQFIASTIEMMDPRRVVDTVVIDEVQLLTDRDRGWAWCQALVGAPARRVIMTGSPDAIPLMKAMAEYLGEPLTVHMLERYVPIEAAAQPMSLTDVEPGTAIIAFTRRDVLALKAELEGEHRVAVIYGNLTPEVRREEARRFRSGEAQVLVSTDAIAMGLNLPIRTVCFSTLQKWNGEDDVQLEPWEILQIGGRAGRFGHYERGHVGAFDRRDARRVAQVFSSDYEPPHREIATKVRPGADHIAVIAEGLHTRRLGRALSAFQRGMTFDSELLSPGVQDDMIVLADLADRHPKIPLAERLTLASAPVDMRIEWLIEEYGTWMGVRAAAGEVHLAPLAPVFQKERAFSDDELRGAEMEAKRLTLYAWLAYRFPQTFPDLAHCSAQRRSLDAFIERSLAARRLRRQAERPRRARRRG
- a CDS encoding AbgT family transporter — protein: MNRVDPPTEAGTAPPRFIDRALNWIERAGNTLPDPAALFLILLFVVWGLSALLAPMSFSEIDPRTDAPIQIVNLLTGSAIAEFLSTMVTTFTSFHPLGVVLVALLGVGVAEHTGFINAGLKGMLSFTSPKLLTPMLILVAIVSHTAADAGYVLVIPLGGVIFYAAGRHPLAGIAAAFAGVSGGFSANFIPSSLDPLLSGLTQEAAQIISPERLVNPLSNWFFTGVSSILIVLVGWYLTDRVVEPRLRHVAIDGDPDEIPRMEELGPRERRGLVWGGIAFALGLVVLVLGSAPAGAPMRSPDGELTASTAPLMQAIVPLIFLLFLLPGIAYGYGAKTVESHRDIIKGMSKAMSTMGYYIVLAFFAALFIAAFGRSNIGALLALKGAGVLKALALPGQLTIIGIILLTGMVNLLIGSASAKWALLAPIFVPMLMELGLSPELTQAAYRVGDSTTNIITPLMPYFPLVVVFSQRYVKNTGIGTLVSMMLPYSVVFLITWTIFLISYWLIGIPLGLQAPYIYP
- a CDS encoding transglycosylase SLT domain-containing protein translates to MARSKMTTRNAIMMATGAALITVGFSVSASSRRSVDTLVADAAAGASVVSDAAATVMAGSSKRAGLGQEWDLPNLDHPRIDYWVSRFDTVPEMRKKFQGFLDRGAELAPMILDRLEARGMPQDLLYLAMIESGFQPNATSHAAAVGVWQFISETGQRYGLDIDRAVDERRDPVRATEAALDYLEDLHGRFGSWYLAAAAYNSGEGRVGRSMRAEFGRERARSESEYYQIWDRLPKETRDYVPLMIAAARITKDPEAYGFRPLTPSPSVWEEITAAPATQLDDIAATYGTTVAELKALNPHFLLSRTPNNRSYPVRVPVGAVQYAQAQGSQVNVAD